The Fervidobacterium pennivorans DNA segment GTCAAAAGATAAAGTTCTGCAATCCGTTTGCTAAGTCCCATGTAAGAAGTTGGATGGACAGCCTTATCTGTAGAGATGAAGACGAATCTCTCGACATCGTATTTGCACGAAAGTTTCACTAAGTTTATTGTGCCAAGAGCGTTAACCCTCAACGCCTCGTAAAGATTTGTTTGCATGAAAAATACGTGCTTGTGGGCTGCCGCGTGAAATACAATCTGAGGATTATAACTTGAAAAGACTTGGTCCATGAATTTTTCATCTGTAACATCAGCAATGACAGGAATTAGTTCAAAAACCGTCGTTTTTTCTTTAAGTTCGTTGTATATTTCGTATATGCTGTTCTCACCTCGACCGAGTAAGATGAGCCTTTTCGGTGAGAAATTTGCAACTTGCCTTGCGATTTCTGAACCGATACTTCCACCTGCACCTGTAATCAAAACTGTCCTTCCTGATATGTATCCACTTATTGAATTAAGGTCAACTGTGACAGGTTCCCTTCCGATGATATCTTGGATAGAAATCTCCCTAAGGTCCGCAATCGTTGGTTCTCTATCAAGCAATTGAGAGATTGGGGGGAACGTTTTTACTGTTACATGTTTTCCGCTGACTTTATCTGAAACTCTTTCGATGAGTTCTTTCGATGCCGAAGGAATTGCTATTAATATCTCGTCAAGTTCGAGTTCATCGATGAATTTGTCTATCTCATCGATTGTCCCAACAACTTTTACATTAGCTATCGTCCTGCGCAATTTTGCAGGATCATCATCAAAAAAAGCAACTACACGACCATAATTTGTGCGCTTTATTTCGTTGAGTAGTATGACCCCGGCATCGCCAGCACCGACTATACCTATGCGTTTTCCAGAACTTTTGCGAATACCAAGTAAGAATTGATAAGTAGTTCGAGCACTGAAGAGTAAAAAGTAACCACCAAGGAATGTGAGCATCCCCACAGACCTCGGTAGAACTGTGATTCGTGTAAAGTGTATAAAAATCACCGTTAAAGCGTAGCCTGTGAAGAGTCCTCTGAGAAGTTTGAGAAATTCAACAGGCTGGGCGTAACGCCAAACGATTTTGTATGTGCCGTTGAAAAGATTGGATAAAGATGTAAACACTATCAACATCAAAACACCTGGTGCGTATTTTTGCATTTCTGTAAAGTCGAATCCAAACCTTACAAAAAGAGCGATGGCACCAGACAAGAAAAGTAAGGCAGTATCTATGAAAAAGAGCCAAAGATTTCTTGAGGATTTTAGAAGCAGTTTGATTTTTGAATATTCAAATGTGTTGGTTCTCTGTGAATTTTCTTTCTTTTGTGTCTTATTGGTCAAATTTCCGGAACACCTCCAGGTACGTATTTGATTTTCGCACCAATTTTCTCGAATTTTTCGATGACATTTTCATAGCCTCTAAATATATGTTCAACCTGAGTAACTTCCGTTGTTCCTTCCGCGGCAAGTCCTGCTATCACCAATGCGGCAGTCGCCCTTAAATCCGTGCCCATCACTGTAGTTCCTTCTAACTTTTGAACCCCGTTTATGAAAACCGTGTTGTCCTTTATTCTCATATCCGCACCCATTCTAACAAGTTCACCAACATGTGCAAAGCGTGTTTTGAAAACGTTTTCTGTAACCGTGCTTGAACCATCCGCAAGTGCGAGGTAAACGATTATCTGGGGTTGTAAGTCTGTTGGGAAACCTGGATAAGGTAGCACGTTGATGTCGCAGCCCTTCCATCGGTTCCAGGATTTGACTTCGACAAAGTCTGTTCCCTTCTTAACAACCGCACCTGTTCTTTCGAGCACAAACCATAACGCATCAAGGTGTGCTGGATTTACGTTCTTAATAACCCCTTCACCACGTGTCGCAAGGAATGCAATAGCGTACGTACCCGCTTCAATTCTGTCGGGTATAACCGTGTGTTCACAACCGTGTAGTTGTTTAACACCTTCAACGACTATCCTACTCGTTCCGGCTCCCGAAATTTTTGCACCCATTTTCTTCAGTAAATCCTGAAGGTCCACTATTTCCGGTTCCATGGCGGCATTTTCAATAATAGTGACACCAGGTAGTATCGCTGCAGTGCTCATTATGTGTTCTGTGGCGCCGACACTCGGGAATGGAAGATAGACCGTTACCTCTTCTTGTTTTGTTCCCCGCTTGGCCAATATCTCACCATGGTCATAGGTGACCTCAAAGCCAAGCCTTTTGAGACCTTCAATGTGGAAATCGACAGGGCGAACACCTATAGCGCAACCACCTGGAAGTGGTGTGCTTGCTTCTCCCATGAGTGCCGCTATTGGTCCAAGGACGTTAAACGATGCACGCATCTTTCTTACTAAATCGTAAGGCACATGTGTTTGCTGGATAGGTCCAGATATGTGGACTGTGTTTTTATCTTTTTCAAATAACACCTTTTTACCCGTCGTTCTCAATATATCTATCATCGTTTCAACGTCAGATAAAACGGGTACTTTGTGTAGAACTACCTCCTCCTCGGTTAGAAGTGCAGCAGCCAACAGAGGAAGCGCAGAATTTTTTGCTCCGGAAATCTCGATTTCTCCTGTTAGCTGCGACCTCTCGACAATTATTGACCCCATTGTTAAATCTCCTTTCTGTAGCTAAAATACCTGGTGCTTTACTTATTTGACCATTTTGACAAGTTCTTCAAGGTTTGTTGAATCTTCGGGATACGCTGCAAATTTTACCGTTGCATCGATGTTGTGCAAAGCTAGTGCGTTTTCTATTCGCTCCTTGACCCTCAGTGCATTTTCTTTCGTGATTTCAGTTAACAGAACTATGAACTGGTCTTCCGCAGACCTTCCAACACTGTCGAGTGGAACTCTAACTAGTTCTTTGAGTAGTTTTCCAATGCTTAATAAGGCGTGTTCTTTTTCCATTTGTTCGAGTTTATCGAAATTGTTGATTGTAATCGTTACAAGTGCGTATCCAAAGTTTTCCTCAAATGCTTTTTGATGGTAGTAAGATATGAGTTTTAAAATATGTTCGTGAGAGTAAACCCTTGTGAGCGGGTCTATCATCCTACGTGTTCCAACATCTTTGATAAAATCATCAAAGACCTCGAACTGCTTTTTCATTATGGAGGAATACTCGCTTAAAAGCATCTCAAGCTCAGATTCGCGCATTTTAAGTCTGGAAACTTCGTCTTCCAGTTCTCGCATTCTTTGGATTAGCTCCTCTTTTGTTAATCTGTTGTAGTCCATGTTGCCCGTAGCTCCCATAATTGTTCCCCCCCTGTCATGAGGATTCATCTAATTCAACCTGACTGGTATTGCGCTTTATTGCTCGTTTCTATTGTCGTTCCCATAGCTTTCAAGTAAAATAACTCTTTCTGAAACTTTTGGGATGTTAATTTTGAAAATACCATTCTCGTAATATCCCAGGTGCATGCCGTAGTTTTTTAGAAGCTTTCCATACGGTAGGTATTCAGACATATAGACCTTAGCTTGAAGTTTTTCTAATGATATGTTTGGATCCGGGATAGTGATTCTATAGCCCTTGTAATAACCGGTAATGGTAAGATTGGTTGCTTCTAAAGTTACGGGAAATTCAGACTCCCACCATTTGGAAACATATCCAACATTTCCTGTCTTTTCAACAAATCCAACGAGTTGACCTTTCTCGTTTAAAACTATACCTGTCTTATTTAAATTTCGCACATAGTAACCTTTCAAATCTTCACTCAGAACCAGTAACTCATCCGGTTTTTCGTTGGCAAAAATCTTTATGTTCTGAATTGTTATGTTTTTTTCAAAATATTTTTCAATCAGCACCTTCGCATTGAAAAGTGGTGATGCAACCACTGAAAAGAACGTATGGATAGTCTGTGAAATGCTATTGTTTGTAAACACGTCGAGAAAGAAGAAGGTTAATAAAATTATGAACATCAAAGATATATAGTTAATCCTCATTCTACACTCTTTAACCTCGCCAGTATGTCGATTTTATCAAGGACCAAGCCTGCACCTTTAGCCACACAACTAAGTGGCTCGTCCGCTTGATAAACCTTTATACCTGTTTCTTTTGACAACAACTCAGCAATTCCCCTTAGTAATGAACCACCACCTGTAATAACTATTCCACGCTCAGTGATATCTGCAACAAGTTCCGGAGGTGTTTTTTCAAGTGTTACCTTAGCAGTTTCAACAATTTGCATAGCTGTTGGTCGAATCGCTTCTCTGATTTCACCACCGGTTAGTATCAATCTTTTTGGTAGACCGGAAGATAATTCTATTCCAACAACCTCGGTTTGGAGTTCATCGAATTCTTTGAGTGGGTAAACGTTTCCTATCTCTATCTTAACTCGTTCCGCGGTTCTTACACCTATTGTAACCCTGTATATCTCTCTAACATATTGCATTATTGCTTCATCGAATTCGTCACCTGCTATTCTGGTGGATGTTGCGGTAACTATGGAACCGAGTGAAATAACGGCAGCTTCCGTTGTTCCTCCACCGATATCTATTATCATGCTACCTTGGGGTTCCTCAACGGGAAGTCCCGTACCCAAAGCAGCAGCCATGGGTTCTTCAATCAAGAACACCTTTTTAGCACCTGCTTCTTTACCAGCGGTTAGCAACGCTCGGCTCTCAACCTCTGTCACACCGTAAGGAACCCCGATAACAATCCTTGGACGGAAAAACGAAAATTTTTCTTGTGCTTTGTTTATGAAATATGTAAGCATTGCAAGCGCAACATCGTAATCGGCTATGACCCCGTCTTTCAAAGGTCTGATAGCCTGGATGTACGACGGCGTTTTGCCAAGCATCTTCTTGGCTTCAGCCCCGACCTTTATTATTTCGTTTGTTTCAACGTTAATTGCAATAACCGACGGTTCGTTGATAACTATGCCTTTACCACGCACATAAACCAGCGTATTCGCCGTTCCGAGATCTATTCCTAAATCAGACCTGCCAAACATCACTGCACTTCCTTTCTTATTATCTTTTCAAATATTTCCAATGCTTCTGGTATACTTTGTGGTAACTTTCCACCAGCTTGAGCAAATGTTGGGCTTCCGCCCCCACCACCACCAAGGATTTTCGCCACAACCTTGGCAATATTTCCTGCGTGGTATTCGTTGGTCAACTCTTTTGGCACTTTCACTGTGAAGACCACCTTTTCGCCGATTTTAGAGACAAGTAAGACAACCCCCTTAATCCTTTCAGAAACCTCATCTGTCAGTTCTTTGAGAACTTCTGGGTCAATATCTTCAAACGCAGCGGATACGTAATTTACGTTATTCCAAGTTTTTACATTGCTTGCCACACTCTCTGGGTTGACAAGCTTTTTCTTGAGGGTTGCAAGTTCGCGTTCCAACATTTTCCTTTCCTCAATGAGTTTTTCAACTTTCACACTCAATTCGTTAACTGGAGCTTCCAGCTTATCTTTTAGGCTTTCTAATATCTCGTCTTGCCTACGCACATATGCAAGCGAATTAAAGCCCGTTATCGCTTCTATCCTTCTAACACCTGCGCTTACTGCACTCTCTGATACTATTTTAAATAGCCCAATTTCTCCTGTATTCTTGACATGTGTTCCACCACAGAGCTCTTCACTGAAAT contains these protein-coding regions:
- a CDS encoding nucleoside-diphosphate sugar epimerase/dehydratase, with the protein product MTNKTQKKENSQRTNTFEYSKIKLLLKSSRNLWLFFIDTALLFLSGAIALFVRFGFDFTEMQKYAPGVLMLIVFTSLSNLFNGTYKIVWRYAQPVEFLKLLRGLFTGYALTVIFIHFTRITVLPRSVGMLTFLGGYFLLFSARTTYQFLLGIRKSSGKRIGIVGAGDAGVILLNEIKRTNYGRVVAFFDDDPAKLRRTIANVKVVGTIDEIDKFIDELELDEILIAIPSASKELIERVSDKVSGKHVTVKTFPPISQLLDREPTIADLREISIQDIIGREPVTVDLNSISGYISGRTVLITGAGGSIGSEIARQVANFSPKRLILLGRGENSIYEIYNELKEKTTVFELIPVIADVTDEKFMDQVFSSYNPQIVFHAAAHKHVFFMQTNLYEALRVNALGTINLVKLSCKYDVERFVFISTDKAVHPTSYMGLSKRIAELYLLTIPETCSTRIAIVRFGNVIGSRGSVLWKFKKQIEKGGPLTITDPRMKRYWMSIPEAVSLVIQAGAFSSKRELYVLDMGEQIPVEKVAKTLAKLMGKPDIPVIYTGAVPGEKLEEELFYDFEKPEPTDHPKISRVRYTQIALNSDEIESIVKKSMELYISGKEKEAVDLLQKIVNVVSRGE
- the murA gene encoding UDP-N-acetylglucosamine 1-carboxyvinyltransferase, translated to MGSIIVERSQLTGEIEISGAKNSALPLLAAALLTEEEVVLHKVPVLSDVETMIDILRTTGKKVLFEKDKNTVHISGPIQQTHVPYDLVRKMRASFNVLGPIAALMGEASTPLPGGCAIGVRPVDFHIEGLKRLGFEVTYDHGEILAKRGTKQEEVTVYLPFPSVGATEHIMSTAAILPGVTIIENAAMEPEIVDLQDLLKKMGAKISGAGTSRIVVEGVKQLHGCEHTVIPDRIEAGTYAIAFLATRGEGVIKNVNPAHLDALWFVLERTGAVVKKGTDFVEVKSWNRWKGCDINVLPYPGFPTDLQPQIIVYLALADGSSTVTENVFKTRFAHVGELVRMGADMRIKDNTVFINGVQKLEGTTVMGTDLRATAALVIAGLAAEGTTEVTQVEHIFRGYENVIEKFEKIGAKIKYVPGGVPEI
- a CDS encoding diguanylate cyclase domain-containing protein; this encodes MGATGNMDYNRLTKEELIQRMRELEDEVSRLKMRESELEMLLSEYSSIMKKQFEVFDDFIKDVGTRRMIDPLTRVYSHEHILKLISYYHQKAFEENFGYALVTITINNFDKLEQMEKEHALLSIGKLLKELVRVPLDSVGRSAEDQFIVLLTEITKENALRVKERIENALALHNIDATVKFAAYPEDSTNLEELVKMVK
- the mreB gene encoding rod shape-determining protein → MFGRSDLGIDLGTANTLVYVRGKGIVINEPSVIAINVETNEIIKVGAEAKKMLGKTPSYIQAIRPLKDGVIADYDVALAMLTYFINKAQEKFSFFRPRIVIGVPYGVTEVESRALLTAGKEAGAKKVFLIEEPMAAALGTGLPVEEPQGSMIIDIGGGTTEAAVISLGSIVTATSTRIAGDEFDEAIMQYVREIYRVTIGVRTAERVKIEIGNVYPLKEFDELQTEVVGIELSSGLPKRLILTGGEIREAIRPTAMQIVETAKVTLEKTPPELVADITERGIVITGGGSLLRGIAELLSKETGIKVYQADEPLSCVAKGAGLVLDKIDILARLKSVE